Within Spinacia oleracea cultivar Varoflay chromosome 4, BTI_SOV_V1, whole genome shotgun sequence, the genomic segment TCACTTACTCAACCAAACCTTATTCCAATCATCCACAACTCCAACATATTCAGGAACTTTCATATATCTCCCTAAATTTAACATGATTTTTATTCAGAATTCAGTCAGTATTAAGCATTCAACTCACCTAGAAATGATGGAAATAGCCATGAATTCAATTAACAGCAATCAAATCccaccaaaatcaaacaattatTATTAGAAAAACAAACCAACAAACAAAAATCCAATAGAATGTAATGCATTTTAAGTTCCAGCTTACCTAACAGGAGGGAGAAGAGGGTAGGGCACATTCAACCATTGACGAGAAGAAATACGGTGGCGTATACCAGAAGACGGCGGcgagagagaaagtgaagaaGAATTACAGCGTGGAGAATAGAGAAAATGGCAGTGATGGTGAGGCTTTGAAGAGAATGGCAATAAGTGAGCAACAATAACCCCACCACCCGCCATTGTTGTTGAACAACAACTGAAAAACCTTGTTGTTCTAGAAGATTTCccctttctttcttcttcaaGTACCCTAACAAGAAATCCTCTCCCCTTAGTTGCCTAACCATGCAGCCCCCAGATTATCCAACTTCAAGCAATTCCCCCTTcacaaaaattaacaaaaattaaaCTGAATTTGTAAAAATGGAAATTTGGGTTATTGATTTTGTGAGGTTTAGAATAAGAAAGTAGGAATCTTTAGTGGATAATTCCAGTGAATTTGTAAATTTGGGAATTGGGTCATTGGGTTTATTTGGGAGTTTGAGTGAGAAAGTTGGAAACTTTGTTCTAAATGTGTGGATAATATTGTGGTTATGTGTTCTTAATTGCGCCTGTTTTTGTTCTTGGAAAAAATTTGTGGTTTTTGGAGAGGGAATTTGAAAAGGGGGGATAGTGGGAAGAATCAATTGGGAATTTCCTTATCTGGAAATGTAGGATAGTTGATGAAGCAAGTTCTTTCTTTGTGGAGCTTGGAGTTTGGAGTGTGGGTGGTGGTAGATTAGGTGTGACAGATGGATGATTTTGGGGGCCCACTTAAGTGCCAACTTGTTTAAGTTGCAAAACTTGCAACTGCTTGAAGAAGAGTTCAAGACAAAATGGCAACCCCTTGATAACAAATTAACAATGACTAGTGAGGTCCGTATATgccttcattttctttttaggGTTATACAGATTGGCGGGCTAAGCTAAAACATCATTTTGGATGATAGGTGAAAGGACACTATTAAAGAagggaaaaaaagaagaaaaaaacgtCGGGGGATTAGAGGGTGAATGGTTTTTATTTGTCACGAAGTCCGCCACCTGATTTGCCTCCGTGTAACATCGTTGAATACAAGTAGAGCatcttcaaaatcaatttcGTATTGCAAATAATAGAGGTAATTTCCCAAGGGATCTCCCATGATTTTTTAAGAGAGTATAATCACAAGATTGTCTCATTCAACAATAATGTTTCTAACCCACACCTTCGTCGGGATACGTATCTTCACAAGTGACATACTGCAACCCTAAGGTTGAGCATAATATGGAGTAATAGTCCATAAAACTAGTAAGAAATAAAAGTCGAAACATTCACTATACAACACAACCTACACTCAAGAAAACACGACACAACCACACGGGCACGAGACATATGTAGTACTACGTATGTAACAAGGCATTGTACTATGACATTGTTTAGCAAAACTAGCAGTACCCGATGCCTAGACACATTTACCGTTGGTAAATCACGACTCATGACAAGTAGTAGAAGATTTCGCTTGACCAAATCTACCAAAGTATAGGTACTAAAGACGAGCATTTTCACCATACAACCGGTTGTACCTTATAAaggtgttttttttaaaaaaaaatgtccaAAAATATAATCTTAGTTGCAACCGGTTGTAAGGAAATTGCCACCCAAAGGCAATCTTTTGGTCATAGTCTCATAGATTGTAAAAAATTAAGGGCCCATTGACTTGTTAGACCAAAATTCACAAGCCATAACCATGGTGGTCTTCATAAACCCAAAATCACGTATAAAAGGCCCTTTACAAATGAATCAACAAGCCTATTACACTTGCAAATcaagagaataaaaaaaaaaatctccaaCTATTTCACTCCAAATCCAAAAAATCAAGACCACTCCTCTATTAAACACTGAGTGTCAATTAATAATCACCCTCAAGGCCAGTAAGAACTTCAATATAACCCATAcaactagacctgtcaaaaatcgacccgacccgaaaaccgacccgaacccgacccgaaaatactgggtcctgaacaagattttgtgacccgtaacccgattttttccgaacccgagcaacccgaaaagtaatgggttaaaacccgaccgaacccgttttggacccgaccgattgaaaatcattgtatttatactaaaaaatgagattatgagaaaatttaagcataataagcacgttgtttttactattgttgtgtgtaatatgattttatttatacttatacgtcattttatagttgaatttgactaaatataaacttgtgtaggaaaatttgttaatttctgctaatactttgtatatttatcacctaaattaatgaaaatataatgcgcgttttaaaatctctcaacccgttgggtcgacccgaacccgaaagttctgggtcttgaacaagcatttgtaaacccgaaaatgaccgacccgattcaacccgaacccgaaaataattttttacaacccgacccgaccgacccgtttgacaggtctacatACAACCGTAGCTTTTAGGACTGTTAAAAATTGACTTACTCGACCGATTTCTGACAAAAATCAAAGTGACCCCAAAAACAAAATTCACACATTCAATCTGCATAAGCACAACGACCCCTGTCCCCGTACAACCACATTATCCGATTATATCCCGAACCGATTTATATCCGACCCGTAAGTCCATAACCGACtgatgacccgatttgacatCATTAGCCCAAATATTGCATTGCCAACCGAAGTTCCTCCCCATTCTTGTCCAACTTATTAGGCATTTAGGCGTGATAAAGTCTTCAAAGACGGGTTTAGCATCATCATCTGAAAACCCTAGCGCCACAACAACTATCACTTTAAACATGTCCACATCTCCCCCAAACCCGCAAAACCCAGATCCCAAATCTTCtgaaaatcaaaaccctaatccCAAAATCCCCGAATCACAATACCCAGAAATCTCCAATCAAACCGTTAACCCAGATGAAAAGGGTCGGATCAGCGGcgatgagagagaaaaaggcggagaaggagaagaagaggaagaagggGAATGTGGGTTCTGCTTGTTCATGAAAGAGGGAGGTTGCAAGGATGAGTTTATAGCTTGGGAAAAGTGTGTGGAAGATTCAGAGAAGAATCATGAAGATATTGTTGAGAAATGCTTTGATGTTACTGGAAATTTGAAGAAGTGTATGATTGCTCATTCGGATTATTATGAACCCCTTTTGAATGCGGAGAAAGCTGCTGTAGAGGAGGTTAAGCAAGAAATGGAGCGCGAGCAAGATTCGAGTTCAAACACAGCTGAAGTTGAAGTTACACTGGAAATGGAGGTTTAGTTTTAGACTTTTAGGGGGTTTGATCATTTTTTGGGTACTGAATTGGGAAAATTTGTTTCCAATTTACTGTGATAGAGGTAAATTAAGGGTTTGATCATTTTTTTGGTACTGAATTGGGAAATTTGTTTCTAGTTTACTGTGATAGAGGTAAATTAAGTCCAATTTTGAGGCATGTGACATCAAAGTTTTGTACTTGGTAGAGTTTAATTTGTTGCTGATTAATATTTTTGACCTCGGAAGAAGTAAAAAAATAAGAAGTATGATCAACGTTGTTAGGAGGATTTTTAGGGCACTTGGAGGTATTGTGTAGACATGGCAAAACTAACACGGATTCGAAATATTCGACTACTCGATCCAATTGGCCCGATCCGATAACCTATTTTGACTCGAAACAACCAAATGAAGTTAACCCTATATCCAAAAAATAATCCGAACCCAAATCGAAACAGACCTGAAATTGACTTGACccgatataaccaaatactcgaATCGACCAAGACCAAGTAACCGAACTGAATCGACCCAAACTAAAATAACCCGAATCTTCCTGCCCCACATATTAGCTAGTTTACTACATCGTGACATAATCTAACCTGACAAAACGATATACCCCGAAATGACCTGAACCGAATTGATCCGATCTGAGCCGATCAAAACGACCCCTTTGCCAGCTCTAGTCTTGTGGGTTGGTGGCATTGAA encodes:
- the LOC110796732 gene encoding uncharacterized protein produces the protein MSTSPPNPQNPDPKSSENQNPNPKIPESQYPEISNQTVNPDEKGRISGDEREKGGEGEEEEEGECGFCLFMKEGGCKDEFIAWEKCVEDSEKNHEDIVEKCFDVTGNLKKCMIAHSDYYEPLLNAEKAAVEEVKQEMEREQDSSSNTAEVEVTLEMEV